In Halosegnis marinus, one genomic interval encodes:
- a CDS encoding 2-oxoacid:ferredoxin oxidoreductase subunit beta: MSSENVRFVDFKSDKQPTWCPGCGDFGTMNGMMKALANTGNDPDNTFVVAGIGCSGKIGTYMHSYALHGVHGRALPVGTGVKMANPDLEVMVAGGDGDGYSIGAGHFVHAVRRNVDMTYVVMDNRIYGLTKGQFSPTSREDFETSTSPDGTHQQPVNPLALALAAGGTFIAQSFSSDAQRHAEIVQQAVEHDGFGFVNVFSPCVTFNDVDTYDYFRDSLQDVGESDHDASDYDAAKEKILDRDTEYQGVLYQDESSVPYEQREGVEGNMADIDDTPPEDAMDLVREFY; encoded by the coding sequence ATGAGCTCAGAGAACGTCAGATTCGTCGATTTCAAGTCGGACAAACAGCCCACGTGGTGTCCCGGGTGCGGCGACTTCGGCACCATGAACGGCATGATGAAGGCGCTCGCGAACACGGGCAACGACCCCGACAACACGTTCGTCGTCGCCGGCATCGGCTGTTCGGGCAAGATAGGCACCTACATGCACAGCTACGCGCTCCACGGCGTCCACGGGCGCGCGCTCCCGGTCGGCACGGGCGTGAAGATGGCCAACCCCGACCTCGAAGTGATGGTCGCGGGCGGCGACGGTGACGGCTACTCCATCGGCGCGGGCCACTTCGTCCACGCCGTGCGCCGGAACGTCGACATGACGTACGTCGTCATGGACAACCGCATCTACGGGCTGACGAAGGGGCAGTTCTCGCCCACCAGCCGCGAGGACTTCGAGACCTCCACGTCGCCGGACGGGACCCACCAGCAGCCGGTGAACCCGCTGGCGCTCGCGCTCGCCGCGGGCGGGACGTTCATCGCGCAGTCGTTCTCGTCGGACGCCCAGCGTCACGCGGAGATCGTCCAGCAGGCCGTCGAACACGACGGCTTCGGCTTCGTGAACGTGTTCTCGCCGTGCGTCACGTTCAACGACGTGGACACGTACGACTACTTCCGCGACTCGCTGCAGGACGTCGGCGAGTCCGACCACGACGCCTCCGACTACGACGCCGCCAAGGAGAAGATACTCGACCGCGACACCGAGTACCAGGGCGTCCTGTACCAGGACGAGAGCTCGGTGCCCTACGAGCAGCGCGAGGGCGTCGAGGGCAACATGGCCGACATCGACGACACCCCGCCCGAGGACGCGATGGACCTCGTGCGCGAGTTCTACTGA
- a CDS encoding acyl-CoA mutase large subunit family protein: MFDEEELAEIREAKESWEAETRGPTVDRFGERKETFTTDTGGREVDPIYTPDDVADLDYDEDLGFPGEEPFTRGVYSTMYRGRLWTMRQYAGMGTAEETNERFRYLIEEGSSGLSMAFDLPTQMGYDSDDAMAEGEVGKSGVAIDSLDDFETVFDGISLDEVSTSMTINAPASILLAMYIAVGDKQGVDREALRGTIQNDVLKEYIARNTYIYPPEPSMRLITDIFEFCAEEVPNFNTISISGYHIREAGSTAAQEIAFTLADGIEYVERAIEAGQDVDDFAPQLSFFFASYNNILEEVAKFRAARRMWATIMEERFDAETPASKQLKFHTQTAGSTLTAQQIENNVVRVGYQALAAVLGGTQSLHTNGKDEALSLPTEKSVRTALRTQQILAHESGAADTMDPLAGSYYVESLTDDIEAEAFSIIDEVDERGGMQDAVESGWVQGQIQDVAFERQREIEAGERTIVGVNDYRVEEEPEADIEEVSEAEQERQRERLAALREERDDAAVEAALDDLRDACESGENVMPYIVAAVKAYATTGEVADAMRDVFGEHRAGI; encoded by the coding sequence ATGTTCGACGAGGAGGAGCTCGCCGAGATACGCGAGGCGAAGGAGTCGTGGGAGGCGGAGACCCGCGGCCCCACCGTCGACCGGTTCGGCGAGCGGAAGGAGACGTTCACGACCGACACCGGGGGCCGCGAGGTCGACCCGATATACACGCCCGACGACGTGGCGGACCTCGACTACGACGAGGACCTCGGCTTCCCCGGCGAGGAGCCGTTCACGCGCGGCGTGTACTCCACGATGTACCGCGGGCGGCTGTGGACGATGCGCCAGTACGCCGGGATGGGCACCGCCGAGGAGACGAACGAGCGGTTCCGCTACCTCATCGAGGAGGGGTCGTCGGGGCTGTCGATGGCGTTCGACCTCCCGACGCAGATGGGGTACGACTCCGACGACGCGATGGCCGAGGGCGAGGTCGGGAAGTCCGGGGTTGCCATCGACTCGCTCGACGACTTCGAGACGGTGTTCGACGGCATCTCGCTCGACGAGGTGTCCACGTCGATGACCATCAACGCCCCGGCGTCCATCCTGCTCGCGATGTACATCGCCGTCGGGGACAAACAGGGCGTGGACCGCGAGGCGCTCCGGGGAACCATCCAGAACGACGTGCTGAAGGAGTACATCGCGCGCAACACCTACATCTATCCGCCGGAGCCCTCCATGCGGCTCATCACCGACATCTTCGAGTTCTGCGCCGAGGAGGTGCCGAACTTCAACACCATCTCCATCTCCGGCTACCACATCCGGGAGGCCGGCTCGACGGCGGCCCAGGAGATAGCCTTCACCCTCGCCGACGGCATCGAGTACGTCGAGCGGGCCATCGAGGCCGGCCAGGACGTGGACGACTTCGCGCCGCAGCTCTCCTTCTTCTTCGCGTCGTACAACAACATCCTGGAGGAGGTGGCGAAGTTCCGGGCCGCCCGCCGGATGTGGGCGACGATAATGGAGGAGCGGTTCGACGCCGAGACCCCCGCCTCGAAACAGCTGAAGTTCCACACCCAGACCGCGGGCTCGACTCTCACCGCCCAGCAGATAGAGAACAACGTGGTCCGTGTCGGGTATCAGGCGCTCGCGGCGGTGCTCGGCGGCACGCAGAGCCTCCACACGAACGGGAAGGACGAGGCGCTGTCGCTGCCGACCGAGAAATCGGTCAGGACGGCGCTGCGCACCCAGCAGATACTCGCCCACGAGTCGGGCGCCGCCGACACTATGGACCCGCTCGCCGGCTCCTACTACGTCGAGAGCCTCACCGACGACATCGAGGCCGAGGCCTTCTCGATAATCGACGAGGTGGACGAGCGCGGCGGGATGCAGGACGCCGTCGAGTCCGGGTGGGTGCAGGGCCAGATACAGGACGTGGCCTTCGAGCGCCAGCGCGAGATAGAGGCGGGCGAGCGAACCATCGTCGGCGTCAACGACTACCGCGTCGAGGAGGAGCCGGAGGCGGACATCGAGGAGGTCAGCGAGGCCGAACAGGAGCGCCAGCGCGAGCGGCTCGCCGCGCTGCGCGAGGAGCGCGACGACGCGGCCGTCGAGGCGGCGCTCGACGACCTCCGGGACGCCTGCGAGTCGGGCGAGAACGTGATGCCGTACATCGTCGCCGCGGTGAAGGCGTACGCGACGACGGGCGAGGTGGCCGACGCGATGCGCGACGTGTTCGGCGAGCACCGTGCCGGCATCTGA
- the mce gene encoding methylmalonyl-CoA epimerase — MHFDHAGIATTEADSLVFLFEDLLDCEVVHEELFDGMKLVFLDLGNGYLELLEPTGEEGAIARYLDANGPGIHHLAFATEDIDAALERARDRGVDLIDEEPREGAWGHDVAFCHPKSTGGVLVEFVQH; from the coding sequence ATGCACTTCGACCACGCCGGTATCGCGACGACGGAGGCCGACTCGCTCGTGTTCCTGTTCGAGGACCTGCTCGACTGCGAGGTCGTCCACGAGGAACTGTTCGACGGCATGAAGCTGGTCTTCCTCGATCTCGGGAACGGCTACCTCGAACTGCTGGAGCCGACCGGGGAGGAAGGGGCGATAGCGCGCTACCTCGACGCGAACGGACCGGGCATCCACCACCTCGCGTTCGCGACGGAGGACATCGACGCGGCCCTAGAACGGGCGCGGGACCGCGGCGTCGACCTCATCGACGAGGAGCCGCGCGAAGGGGCGTGGGGCCACGACGTGGCCTTCTGTCACCCGAAATCGACCGGCGGCGTCCTCGTCGAGTTCGTTCAGCACTGA
- a CDS encoding digeranylgeranylglycerophospholipid reductase, whose translation MSGDETEHFDVVVAGAGPAGGQCARDLAARDYDVLLLETEAEDEFPRQSNKSTAGTFPRMTGAFGVPDRLVEKFTDSVVVESPNDHYKQDQPGAVLDFVAFKRWLVEEARDNGAEVRFGSRVNAPITEDGRVVGVTYAGSEEVRADIVVDATGPSAPLAKQLDVVDLHRANQAIGIDYKLEGLDLDHEGYADLNGAMMLRLDHDIAPGGYSWIFHTGGDTAKVGVCYIQNERHDEVARDDMRIDDYLDYWRETDPRFEGAEAVEGEHILRGSAHIQMPGNLSTDGFMAVGDTVPTIDPLWGEGIHQGMESGRAAAITADHCLTGTSRDTSAEEMSVYDDLWHERVAPNMSKRLLMTELLYLVDNDRYDRFVRTMRKLPDDTLSNANTGSLRSIARLLEPGDLTYLAKLARNRVSDPYRRWNPLS comes from the coding sequence ATGAGCGGAGACGAGACCGAGCACTTCGACGTCGTCGTCGCCGGCGCGGGGCCCGCCGGGGGGCAGTGCGCCCGCGACCTCGCCGCCCGCGACTACGACGTCCTCCTCCTCGAAACCGAGGCCGAAGACGAGTTCCCGCGACAGAGCAACAAGTCGACCGCGGGGACGTTCCCGCGGATGACGGGCGCGTTCGGCGTGCCCGACCGCCTCGTGGAGAAGTTCACCGACAGCGTCGTCGTCGAGTCGCCGAACGACCACTACAAGCAGGACCAGCCGGGCGCGGTCCTCGACTTCGTGGCGTTCAAGCGGTGGCTCGTCGAGGAAGCCCGCGACAACGGCGCCGAGGTGCGCTTCGGCTCGCGGGTGAACGCGCCGATCACCGAGGACGGCCGCGTCGTCGGCGTGACGTACGCCGGCTCCGAGGAGGTGCGCGCCGACATCGTCGTGGACGCGACGGGGCCGAGCGCACCCCTCGCCAAACAGCTCGACGTAGTGGACCTCCACCGCGCGAACCAGGCCATCGGAATCGACTACAAGCTCGAAGGGCTGGACCTCGACCACGAGGGGTACGCGGACCTCAACGGCGCGATGATGCTCCGGCTCGACCACGACATCGCCCCGGGCGGCTACTCGTGGATATTCCACACCGGCGGCGACACGGCGAAGGTCGGCGTCTGCTACATCCAGAACGAGCGCCACGACGAGGTCGCGCGCGACGACATGCGCATCGACGACTACCTCGACTACTGGCGCGAGACTGACCCCCGCTTCGAGGGCGCGGAGGCCGTGGAGGGCGAGCACATCCTCCGGGGATCGGCACACATCCAGATGCCCGGGAACCTCTCGACGGACGGCTTCATGGCCGTCGGCGACACCGTGCCGACCATCGACCCGCTGTGGGGCGAGGGCATCCACCAGGGGATGGAGTCGGGCCGCGCGGCGGCCATCACCGCCGACCACTGCCTGACGGGCACGAGCCGCGACACCTCCGCCGAGGAGATGAGCGTCTACGACGACCTGTGGCACGAGCGGGTCGCCCCGAACATGTCGAAGCGCCTGCTCATGACCGAGCTGTTGTACCTCGTCGACAACGACCGGTACGACCGGTTCGTCCGCACGATGCGGAAGCTGCCGGACGACACGCTGTCGAACGCCAACACCGGGAGCCTGCGCTCCATCGCCCGGCTGCTCGAACCGGGCGACCTGACGTACCTCGCGAAGCTCGCGCGCAACCGCGTCTCCGACCCGTACCGCCGCTGGAACCCGCTGTCGTAA
- the ppsA gene encoding phosphoenolpyruvate synthase: MTQRAEGPVLWLDDIGSDDLGAVGGKGASLGEMTGAGLPVPPGFVVTAGSYRTFIEETGIAEDLFEAVAVDTDDSAALARAEARAEELILGTEMPEEMRQGIVDAYADLDDGNAFVAVRSSATAEDLPDASFAGQQETFLNVQGEALVERIKECWASLFTQRAIYYRGEQGFDDRNVDIAVVVQRMVDADKSGVMFTSHPSTGEPKIIIEAAWGLGEAVVSGSVSPDNYVVDRETGETVETTVAEKKVMMEKDAETGETVEREVPEDKREAVVLDDDEIAKLVELGRRAEEHYDAPQDVEWAIVGDDVYMLQSRPITTISESSAEAATADGGDDEGEVLVRGLGASPGVAAGPVRIVRKLDQLDKVGEGDVIVTEMTTPDMVPAMKRASGIVTDEGGMTSHAAIVSRELGVPAVVGAGTATEALSDGQEITIDGDKGTVVAGLREKEAKTEEEDHADVRPQNPVKPMTATEVKVNVSIPEAAHRAAQTGADGVGLLRMEHMILSTNKTPERYIADHGEEAYVEEIVEGVRGVADEFYPRPVRVRTLDAPTDEFRQLEGGGDEPKEHNPMLGYRGIRRSLDRPDTFAHELEAFRRLFEMGYDNVEVMFPLVNDAEDVIRARNLLEDAGVDPEKRRWGVMIETPASALTVESMCEAGIDFASFGTNDLTQYTLAVDRNNENVADRFDELHPGVLALIGEVIETCREHDVATSICGQAGSKPEMVRFLVNEGVSSISANIDAVRDVQHEVKRVEQKLLLDSVR; encoded by the coding sequence ATGACACAGCGCGCGGAGGGACCCGTACTGTGGCTCGACGATATCGGGTCGGACGACCTCGGGGCCGTCGGCGGCAAGGGCGCGTCGCTCGGCGAGATGACGGGTGCGGGACTTCCGGTGCCGCCCGGGTTCGTCGTCACGGCGGGGAGCTACCGCACGTTCATCGAGGAGACCGGCATCGCCGAGGATCTGTTCGAGGCGGTGGCGGTCGACACCGACGACTCGGCCGCCCTCGCCCGCGCCGAGGCGCGCGCCGAGGAACTCATCCTCGGCACGGAGATGCCCGAGGAGATGCGGCAGGGCATCGTCGACGCGTACGCCGACCTCGACGACGGCAACGCCTTCGTCGCCGTCCGCTCCTCCGCCACCGCGGAGGACCTGCCCGACGCCTCCTTCGCGGGGCAACAGGAGACGTTCCTCAACGTGCAGGGCGAGGCGCTCGTCGAGCGCATCAAGGAGTGCTGGGCCTCGCTGTTCACCCAGCGCGCCATCTACTACCGCGGCGAGCAGGGATTCGACGACCGGAACGTGGACATCGCCGTCGTCGTCCAGCGGATGGTCGACGCCGACAAGTCCGGCGTGATGTTCACCTCCCACCCCTCGACGGGCGAGCCGAAGATCATCATCGAGGCCGCGTGGGGGCTCGGCGAGGCCGTCGTCTCCGGCTCCGTCTCCCCCGACAACTACGTCGTGGACCGCGAGACGGGCGAGACCGTCGAGACCACCGTCGCGGAGAAGAAGGTGATGATGGAGAAGGACGCCGAGACGGGCGAGACCGTCGAGCGCGAGGTTCCCGAGGACAAGCGCGAGGCGGTCGTCCTCGACGACGACGAGATCGCGAAGCTCGTCGAACTCGGCCGCCGTGCCGAGGAGCACTACGACGCCCCGCAGGACGTCGAGTGGGCCATCGTCGGCGACGACGTGTACATGCTCCAGTCGCGGCCCATCACGACCATCTCGGAGTCGTCCGCGGAGGCCGCGACGGCCGACGGCGGCGACGACGAGGGTGAGGTGCTCGTGCGCGGGCTCGGCGCGTCGCCCGGCGTCGCCGCCGGCCCCGTCCGCATCGTCCGCAAGCTCGACCAGCTCGACAAGGTCGGGGAGGGCGACGTCATCGTCACCGAGATGACGACCCCCGACATGGTGCCGGCGATGAAGCGCGCCTCCGGTATCGTCACCGACGAGGGCGGGATGACCTCCCACGCCGCCATCGTCTCCCGGGAACTCGGCGTCCCCGCCGTCGTCGGCGCGGGCACCGCGACCGAGGCGCTCTCGGACGGCCAGGAGATAACCATCGACGGCGACAAGGGCACCGTCGTCGCCGGCCTCCGCGAGAAGGAGGCGAAGACCGAGGAGGAGGACCACGCCGACGTGCGCCCGCAGAACCCCGTCAAGCCGATGACAGCGACCGAGGTGAAGGTGAACGTCTCCATCCCCGAGGCCGCCCACCGCGCCGCACAGACCGGCGCCGACGGCGTCGGCCTCCTGCGGATGGAGCACATGATACTCTCGACGAACAAGACGCCCGAGCGCTACATCGCCGACCACGGCGAGGAGGCGTACGTCGAGGAGATCGTCGAGGGCGTGCGCGGCGTCGCCGACGAGTTCTACCCGCGGCCGGTCCGCGTGCGCACGCTCGACGCGCCGACCGACGAGTTCCGACAGCTGGAGGGCGGCGGCGACGAGCCGAAGGAGCACAACCCGATGCTCGGCTACCGGGGCATCCGACGCTCGCTCGACCGGCCGGACACGTTCGCCCACGAACTGGAGGCGTTCCGCCGCCTGTTCGAGATGGGCTACGACAACGTCGAGGTGATGTTCCCGCTCGTCAACGACGCGGAGGACGTCATCCGCGCCCGGAACCTGCTGGAGGACGCGGGCGTCGACCCCGAGAAGCGCCGCTGGGGCGTGATGATAGAGACGCCCGCCTCGGCGCTCACCGTCGAGTCGATGTGCGAGGCCGGTATCGACTTCGCCTCCTTCGGGACGAACGACCTGACGCAGTACACGCTCGCGGTGGACCGCAACAACGAGAACGTCGCGGACCGCTTCGACGAACTCCACCCCGGCGTGCTCGCGCTCATCGGCGAGGTCATCGAGACGTGCCGCGAGCACGACGTGGCGACGAGCATCTGCGGGCAGGCCGGCTCGAAGCCCGAGATGGTCCGGTTCCTCGTCAACGAGGGCGTCTCCTCCATCTCCGCGAACATCGACGCCGTACGCGACGTGCAACACGAGGTCAAGCGCGTCGAGCAGAAACTGCTGCTCGACTCCGTTCGCTGA
- a CDS encoding FAD-dependent oxidoreductase — protein sequence MEPAETTVRAVRDVGPDTVAIDLASPAGFAAEPGQFVKLTAVLDGEEESRFYTVSSPETDDAFELTVSYDADEAGGFSEYLLALDAGDAVTVTGPFGRDYYEGEARSLVLAGGPGVGPAVAIAERALRDGNEVTVVYRDDAPVHEDRLAAAASAGAEVFVLGDDDAVREAVADAYDGQQLFVYGFADFVDLAEASVTAAGGDLDGAKVESFG from the coding sequence ATGGAGCCCGCAGAGACCACGGTCCGTGCCGTCCGCGACGTCGGCCCGGACACGGTCGCCATCGACCTCGCCTCGCCGGCCGGCTTCGCCGCCGAACCCGGCCAGTTCGTGAAGCTCACCGCCGTCCTCGACGGGGAGGAGGAGTCCCGCTTCTACACCGTCTCCTCGCCGGAGACCGACGACGCGTTCGAACTCACCGTCTCGTACGACGCCGACGAGGCCGGCGGGTTCTCCGAGTACCTGCTCGCCCTCGACGCCGGCGACGCCGTCACCGTGACCGGCCCGTTCGGCCGGGACTACTACGAGGGCGAGGCCCGGAGTCTGGTCCTCGCCGGCGGCCCCGGCGTCGGCCCGGCCGTCGCCATCGCCGAGCGCGCGCTCCGCGACGGCAACGAGGTGACCGTCGTCTATCGCGACGACGCCCCCGTCCACGAGGACCGCCTCGCCGCGGCCGCGAGCGCCGGCGCCGAGGTGTTCGTCCTCGGCGACGACGACGCCGTCCGGGAGGCCGTCGCCGACGCCTACGACGGTCAACAGCTGTTCGTCTACGGCTTCGCCGACTTCGTGGACCTCGCCGAGGCGTCCGTGACGGCCGCGGGCGGCGACCTCGACGGCGCGAAGGTCGAGAGCTTCGGCTGA
- a CDS encoding aldo/keto reductase, translated as MSHQQSDEVPVHDGMPALGLGTWQNDDQEQVAESVATALDMGYRHVDTAQIYGNEEGVGDGIAAADVDREDVFLASKVWIDQLAHDDVVESTAESLEKLGTDYVDLMYVHWPAGDYEPGDTLPALGELKDDGLVRRIGVSNFEPHHVDDAKEVLGGDVFANQVEMHPLLQQEELREYAADANVELVAYSPLARGQVFDVPELNEVAEKHGVSEAQVSLAWLREKDVTAIPKATSEGHIRDNWESLGVELDEEDVAEIDAIDRTDRRVHPDFGPDSWN; from the coding sequence ATGTCACACCAGCAGTCCGACGAGGTTCCGGTACACGACGGCATGCCCGCGCTCGGGCTCGGCACCTGGCAGAACGACGACCAGGAACAGGTCGCGGAGTCCGTCGCCACGGCCCTGGATATGGGGTATCGCCACGTCGACACCGCCCAGATATACGGCAACGAGGAGGGCGTCGGCGACGGCATCGCCGCCGCGGACGTCGACCGCGAGGACGTCTTCCTCGCCTCGAAGGTGTGGATAGACCAGCTCGCGCACGACGACGTGGTCGAGTCCACGGCGGAGAGCCTGGAGAAGCTCGGCACCGACTACGTGGACCTGATGTACGTCCACTGGCCGGCCGGCGACTACGAGCCGGGCGACACCCTGCCCGCGCTCGGCGAACTGAAGGACGACGGGCTGGTGCGTCGCATCGGCGTCTCGAACTTCGAGCCGCACCACGTCGACGACGCGAAGGAGGTGCTCGGCGGGGACGTGTTCGCGAACCAGGTCGAGATGCACCCGCTCCTCCAGCAGGAGGAACTGCGCGAGTACGCCGCGGACGCGAACGTCGAACTCGTCGCCTACTCCCCGCTCGCCCGCGGGCAGGTGTTCGACGTGCCGGAGCTGAACGAGGTGGCGGAGAAACACGGCGTCAGCGAGGCGCAGGTGTCGCTCGCGTGGCTCCGCGAGAAGGACGTGACCGCCATCCCGAAGGCGACGAGCGAGGGCCACATCCGCGACAACTGGGAGAGCCTCGGCGTCGAACTCGACGAGGAGGACGTCGCAGAGATAGACGCCATCGACCGCACCGACCGGCGCGTCCACCCCGACTTCGGCCCCGATAGCTGGAACTGA
- a CDS encoding NUDIX domain-containing protein, translated as MTDDDDERPEGDAGDALGGEFNLVEGEPDWLDEDFDPDEVEVETDEAAGTVAVTVDGERTEFDADDLPFDPPWKYQDEEFSPRMQARLGASRELNRLRERFGTYQLAEERTIRPPELYEGGLEIVEEYGKLADAGAIVRNDEGQVLLVRHPEVEGWGHPSGMYEGEDSLVETARREVRAATGLDADVTGFCFVREKHIVREVERDVEPGDLLPPSFPMVTVIFTAEASGDIEVPEDAPVTDARWFDEPPEDTEEFTAALANQC; from the coding sequence ATGACCGACGACGACGACGAGCGACCGGAGGGCGACGCCGGCGACGCGCTCGGCGGCGAGTTCAACCTCGTTGAGGGCGAACCGGACTGGCTCGACGAGGACTTCGACCCCGACGAGGTTGAGGTCGAGACCGACGAGGCGGCGGGCACCGTCGCCGTCACCGTCGACGGCGAGCGGACGGAGTTCGACGCCGACGACCTCCCGTTCGACCCGCCGTGGAAGTACCAGGACGAGGAGTTCAGCCCGCGGATGCAGGCGCGCCTCGGGGCGAGCCGCGAGCTGAACCGGCTGCGCGAGCGGTTCGGCACCTACCAGCTCGCGGAGGAACGTACCATCCGTCCGCCCGAACTGTACGAGGGCGGCCTGGAGATCGTCGAGGAGTACGGCAAGCTGGCCGACGCGGGCGCCATCGTCCGCAACGACGAGGGGCAGGTCCTCCTCGTGCGCCACCCCGAGGTGGAAGGGTGGGGCCACCCGAGCGGGATGTACGAGGGCGAGGACTCGCTCGTGGAGACGGCCCGCCGCGAGGTCCGGGCCGCGACCGGCCTCGACGCCGACGTGACCGGCTTCTGTTTCGTCCGCGAGAAACACATCGTCCGCGAGGTGGAACGCGACGTGGAGCCGGGCGACCTCCTGCCGCCGTCGTTCCCGATGGTGACCGTGATATTCACGGCCGAGGCGTCGGGGGACATCGAGGTGCCCGAGGACGCGCCGGTCACCGACGCGCGGTGGTTCGACGAGCCCCCGGAGGACACCGAGGAGTTCACCGCCGCGCTGGCGAATCAGTGCTGA
- a CDS encoding 2-oxoacid:acceptor oxidoreductase subunit alpha, which produces MPEDLNWAIGGEAGDGIDSTGKIFAQALSRAGRHVFTSKDFASRIRGGYTAYKVRTSVERVESVVDRLDILIALTERTVEENMDELHDGSVIIYDGERTMMSDFEAPDGMIGLDVPLKRLAEEAGGAIMRNIVALGAACEVADFPIENLDEALEKRFGGKGEAIVENNRAAALAGQDYVQEEYDLDTPYELETTDADYVLLNGDEAIGMGAIAAGCRFYAGYPITPATDVMTYLTGRIDRYGGKVVQAEDELSAINMALGAARAGARSMTATSGPGIDLMTETFGLVATSETPLVIADVMRSGPSTGMPTKQEQGDLNMALYGGHGEIPRFVVAPTSVSECFWKTVEAFNLAEQYQTPVFVLSDLAMAVTEQTFPPETFDMDEVEINRGKVVDDDTIGEWQNDSGQFKPHALTDDGVSPRAFPGTDGGAHMSTGLEHDELGRRTEDTDMRIEQVDKRNRKVETAREREDWSPREFGDPESGNLVVSWGSNEGALREAIDLLDEEGVDVRVLSVPYIFPRPDLTEEFEAADDVVVVECNATGQWADVLEHDTLQRVKRVNKYNGVRFKADELAEDLTDAFGIAGETEVEAE; this is translated from the coding sequence ATGCCAGAGGACCTCAACTGGGCCATCGGCGGCGAAGCCGGCGATGGGATCGACTCCACCGGGAAGATCTTCGCCCAGGCCCTCTCGCGAGCGGGCCGGCACGTCTTCACGTCGAAGGACTTCGCCTCCCGTATCCGCGGCGGGTACACTGCCTACAAGGTTCGCACGTCCGTCGAGCGCGTCGAGAGCGTCGTCGACCGCCTCGACATCCTCATCGCGCTGACCGAGCGCACCGTCGAGGAGAACATGGACGAACTGCACGACGGCTCCGTCATCATCTACGACGGCGAGCGCACGATGATGTCCGACTTCGAGGCCCCGGACGGGATGATCGGCCTCGACGTCCCCCTCAAGCGGCTGGCCGAGGAGGCCGGGGGCGCCATCATGCGCAACATCGTCGCGCTCGGCGCGGCGTGTGAGGTGGCCGACTTCCCTATCGAGAACCTCGACGAGGCGCTGGAGAAGCGCTTCGGCGGGAAGGGCGAGGCCATCGTCGAGAACAACAGGGCCGCCGCCCTGGCGGGACAGGACTACGTGCAGGAGGAGTACGACCTCGACACCCCCTACGAGCTGGAGACCACGGACGCGGACTACGTGCTTCTCAACGGCGACGAGGCCATCGGGATGGGCGCCATCGCCGCCGGCTGTCGCTTCTACGCCGGCTACCCCATCACGCCCGCGACGGACGTGATGACCTATCTGACGGGCCGCATCGACCGCTACGGCGGCAAGGTCGTGCAGGCCGAGGACGAGCTCTCCGCCATCAACATGGCGCTGGGCGCGGCCCGCGCCGGCGCGCGCTCGATGACCGCGACCTCCGGGCCGGGCATCGACCTGATGACGGAGACGTTCGGGCTCGTGGCCACCTCGGAGACGCCGCTCGTCATCGCCGACGTGATGCGCTCGGGCCCCTCGACCGGGATGCCGACGAAGCAGGAGCAGGGCGACCTCAACATGGCGCTGTACGGCGGCCACGGCGAGATACCCCGCTTCGTCGTCGCGCCGACCTCCGTCTCCGAGTGTTTCTGGAAGACCGTCGAGGCGTTCAACCTCGCCGAGCAGTACCAGACCCCCGTGTTCGTCCTCTCGGACCTCGCGATGGCGGTCACCGAGCAGACGTTCCCGCCGGAGACGTTCGACATGGACGAGGTCGAGATAAACCGCGGCAAGGTCGTCGACGACGACACCATCGGCGAGTGGCAGAACGACTCGGGGCAGTTCAAGCCCCACGCGCTCACCGACGACGGCGTCTCGCCGCGCGCGTTCCCCGGCACGGACGGCGGCGCGCACATGTCCACGGGCCTCGAACACGACGAACTCGGCCGGCGGACGGAGGACACGGACATGCGCATCGAGCAGGTGGACAAGCGCAACCGGAAGGTCGAGACCGCCCGCGAGCGCGAGGACTGGAGCCCCCGCGAGTTCGGCGACCCCGAGTCGGGCAACCTCGTCGTCTCGTGGGGCTCGAACGAGGGCGCGCTGCGCGAGGCCATCGACCTCCTCGACGAGGAGGGCGTGGACGTGCGCGTGCTCTCGGTCCCCTACATCTTCCCGCGGCCGGACCTCACCGAGGAGTTCGAGGCCGCGGACGACGTGGTCGTCGTGGAGTGTAACGCGACGGGCCAGTGGGCGGACGTGCTCGAACACGACACGCTCCAGCGGGTGAAGCGGGTGAACAAGTACAACGGCGTCCGCTTCAAGGCGGACGAACTCGCCGAGGACCTCACCGACGCGTTCGGTATCGCCGGCGAGACGGAGGTGGAAGCAGAATGA